The following are from one region of the Haemophilus parainfluenzae genome:
- the thiB gene encoding thiamine ABC transporter substrate binding subunit: MNKTLSILTALFTASAFAQAAPQTLDVYTYDSFSADWSAGPKVKAAFEQQFPQCKLNYVAFDNNGTLFNRVRLEGKKIKADVVLGLDSYQIEDAQKLNIFEPNKVDLSQLRLPIKWENHTFLPFDYAQYAFIYDKNKLTNPPKSLKELVERQDLKVLYQDPRTSSIGRGLLLWMNVVYPEADVANAWKTLSKHTVTVTKGWTESYGAFLKGEGDLVLSVNTSPIYHILSEQKDNYVATEFAEGSVLQVEVTAKVANRNNACADEFLGFLLSPQAQADIAKNNVMLPVVETNIESHIDELNSRAKSMRILDTTTVTSEQLKGWINQWQKALSK; encoded by the coding sequence ATGAACAAAACGCTTTCCATTTTAACCGCACTTTTTACCGCTTCCGCTTTCGCACAAGCAGCTCCTCAAACATTAGATGTTTATACTTATGATTCATTTAGTGCTGATTGGAGCGCTGGACCAAAAGTTAAAGCAGCTTTTGAACAACAATTCCCGCAATGTAAGCTGAATTATGTGGCTTTTGATAATAATGGCACCTTGTTTAACCGTGTCCGTCTAGAAGGTAAAAAAATTAAGGCGGATGTAGTGCTCGGTTTAGATAGTTATCAAATTGAGGATGCACAAAAACTCAATATTTTTGAGCCAAATAAAGTGGATTTAAGCCAGTTACGTTTACCAATTAAATGGGAAAATCACACGTTCTTACCATTCGATTATGCACAATATGCGTTTATTTATGATAAGAATAAACTGACTAATCCACCAAAGAGCTTAAAAGAATTAGTTGAGCGTCAAGATCTTAAAGTGTTATATCAAGATCCGCGTACAAGCAGTATTGGACGTGGTTTATTACTTTGGATGAATGTAGTTTATCCAGAAGCAGATGTCGCAAATGCCTGGAAGACCCTTTCTAAACATACGGTCACGGTCACCAAAGGTTGGACTGAGTCTTATGGGGCCTTCTTAAAAGGCGAAGGTGATCTGGTTTTAAGCGTCAATACTTCACCGATTTACCATATTCTTTCTGAACAAAAAGACAATTATGTGGCAACGGAATTTGCAGAGGGGAGCGTATTACAAGTTGAAGTCACGGCAAAAGTCGCTAACCGCAATAATGCCTGTGCTGATGAATTTTTAGGATTCTTACTTTCACCGCAAGCTCAAGCGGATATTGCTAAAAATAATGTGATGTTACCCGTGGTAGAGACCAATATCGAAAGTCATATTGATGAGCTTAATTCTCGCGCAAAATCAATGCGTATTTTAGATACCACAACGGTAACAAGTGAGCAGCTGAAAGGCTGGATCAATCAATGGCAAAAAGCCTTATCTAAATAG
- the grxD gene encoding Grx4 family monothiol glutaredoxin has product METLDKIKKQIAENPILIYMKGSPKLPSCGFSARASEALMNCKVPFGYVDILQHPDIRAELPAYANWPTFPQLWVEGELIGGCDIILEMYQAGELQTLLSEVAAKHQA; this is encoded by the coding sequence ATGGAAACGTTAGACAAAATCAAAAAACAAATCGCTGAAAATCCAATTTTAATTTACATGAAAGGTTCACCAAAATTACCTTCTTGTGGTTTCTCTGCGCGTGCATCTGAAGCATTAATGAATTGCAAAGTGCCTTTCGGCTATGTTGATATTCTTCAACACCCAGATATTCGTGCTGAATTGCCGGCTTATGCAAACTGGCCAACTTTCCCACAATTATGGGTAGAAGGTGAGTTAATTGGTGGTTGTGATATTATTTTAGAAATGTATCAAGCTGGCGAACTTCAAACTTTATTAAGCGAAGTAGCGGCTAAACATCAAGCTTAA